The Microcoleus sp. FACHB-672 DNA segment CCTCTGGTAACTCCTGTAAAATCTGTTCTACTGTTACCTTCAGCGGAGGTAAATTATTTTGTACGATTGCCCAAACTAGGTTTAGCGAGACTCGGAAATATTCATGCACTACAAGATTTCTAAACGCTACAATTTGCGCCCAAGGCACGGACGAATATCGGCTAGTTAACTCGGACGATAACGCATTGGTCGCTTCTCCAATAATTTGCAGGTGATGAACAATCCAAATTTGAATCAATTCTTGGTTATCAAATGCCTGCCGGCCTTGGCTTGCATATCGCTCAATTGCGGCTATTGCATCTAATATACAGCGCTTTTGAGAGATATGAGGTACACTCAAGGGAACATTAAAGGTATTGAGAATCATAATGAAACCGTACTCAGTAGATTTGCGAGAAAAAATAGTCAATGCTTACGA contains these protein-coding regions:
- a CDS encoding DUF86 domain-containing protein; the protein is MILNTFNVPLSVPHISQKRCILDAIAAIERYASQGRQAFDNQELIQIWIVHHLQIIGEATNALSSELTSRYSSVPWAQIVAFRNLVVHEYFRVSLNLVWAIVQNNLPPLKVTVEQILQELPEA